The Novosphingobium kaempferiae genome includes a window with the following:
- a CDS encoding ATP-binding protein yields the protein MTGRPHGLDWASLFAPPGLTGSTPSRSSVVLLTQLRWIAVFGQLGTIIIAATVLKVRLPLAPLLLAPLLLIVINLMVARVVLQRRAFSQRELFSALMIDVAALCWQLYHSGGATNPFTFLFLLQIVIGAIILEARWSWLVALNACLCMALLTFRYVPLRLPERYAGDHFHLYIQGSLFCFVLAAVLLVFFIVRLDRNRRESDAQLAAYHQQAAEEDHIIRMGLLASGAAHELGTPLSSISVILGDWSREPAVVRDPDMAADLADVRRELERCKTIVSGILMSAGEVRGVDPAVTTVCAFIEDIVEEWRARIPGELRLLDRIDENVPIIADPGLRQIIGNVIDNAIEVSPDLVLIEAWLEADGEARRLVLTVADRGPGFAPEMTGRIGQPYASTKGRDGGGLGLFLVVNVIRKLGGTVTVENREGGGASVQLVIPLATLALENDGPDEKA from the coding sequence GTGACCGGGAGGCCGCACGGCCTCGACTGGGCGAGCCTCTTCGCGCCGCCCGGGCTGACGGGCAGCACCCCCAGCCGGTCGAGCGTCGTCCTGCTCACCCAGTTGCGCTGGATCGCGGTGTTCGGGCAGCTCGGCACGATCATCATCGCGGCGACCGTGCTCAAGGTGCGCCTGCCGCTGGCGCCGCTGCTGCTGGCGCCGCTGCTGCTCATCGTCATCAACCTGATGGTGGCGCGGGTCGTGCTCCAGCGGCGGGCGTTCTCGCAGAGGGAGCTGTTCTCGGCGCTGATGATCGACGTCGCGGCGCTGTGCTGGCAGCTGTATCATTCGGGCGGGGCGACCAATCCGTTCACCTTCCTGTTCCTCCTCCAGATCGTGATCGGCGCGATCATCCTGGAGGCGCGGTGGAGCTGGCTGGTGGCGCTCAACGCCTGCCTGTGCATGGCGCTGCTGACCTTCCGCTACGTACCGCTGCGCCTGCCGGAGCGCTATGCGGGAGATCACTTCCACCTCTACATCCAGGGCAGCCTGTTCTGCTTCGTGCTGGCGGCGGTACTGCTGGTCTTCTTCATCGTGCGGCTGGACCGCAACCGGCGCGAGAGCGACGCGCAACTGGCCGCCTATCACCAGCAGGCGGCGGAGGAGGACCACATCATCCGCATGGGCCTGCTTGCCTCCGGCGCGGCACATGAACTGGGCACGCCGCTCTCCTCGATCTCGGTCATCCTCGGCGACTGGAGCCGGGAGCCCGCCGTCGTCCGCGATCCCGACATGGCCGCCGACCTCGCCGACGTCCGCCGCGAGCTGGAGCGCTGCAAGACCATCGTCTCCGGCATCCTGATGTCGGCGGGTGAGGTGCGCGGCGTCGATCCGGCGGTGACCACCGTCTGCGCCTTCATCGAGGACATCGTCGAGGAATGGCGCGCGCGCATCCCCGGCGAGCTGCGGCTGCTCGACAGGATCGACGAGAACGTCCCGATCATCGCCGATCCGGGCCTGCGCCAGATCATCGGCAACGTCATAGACAACGCCATCGAGGTATCCCCCGATCTCGTGCTGATAGAGGCCTGGCTGGAAGCGGACGGGGAGGCGCGACGCCTCGTCCTCACCGTCGCCGACCGCGGGCCGGGCTTCGCGCCGGAGATGACCGGACGGATCGGCCAGCCCTATGCCTCGACCAAGGGGCGCGACGGCGGCGGGCTGGGGCTGTTCCTCGTCGTCAACGTCATCCGCAAGCTGGGCGGCACCGTCACGGTCGAGAATCGGGAGGGTGGTGGAGCGAGCGTGCAACTCGTCATTCCTCTCGCTACACTGGCGCTGGAGAACGACGGACCGGACGAGAAAGCATGA
- a CDS encoding OmpW/AlkL family protein, which yields MRKIIPVAAALAAATAIASPALAGSPEGKLQVKVLGSAVLADGGVDKIKSIDSGLATTLSGMGVADVDTKANDNVVPTLAVEYFFSKAVSVETICCFTQHHINGAADLAGTKIVDHVLILPATVTAKFHLDTGGPIKPYVGAGPALFFVFDEKPGATMQALGVGKVKMSNSLGVALQGGVDIALGKSGYGITLDAKKYFVKPTASFYADGDRVLKTKHDLDPWVLSAGLSYRF from the coding sequence ATGCGCAAGATCATCCCAGTCGCCGCCGCTCTCGCAGCCGCCACCGCGATCGCGAGCCCGGCCCTCGCCGGCAGCCCGGAAGGCAAGCTGCAGGTCAAGGTGCTCGGCTCGGCGGTGCTCGCCGATGGCGGCGTGGACAAGATCAAGTCGATCGATTCCGGACTTGCCACCACGCTCTCCGGAATGGGCGTCGCAGATGTGGACACCAAGGCCAACGACAACGTGGTGCCGACACTCGCGGTCGAATACTTCTTCAGCAAGGCGGTCTCGGTGGAGACGATCTGCTGCTTCACCCAGCACCACATCAACGGCGCGGCGGACCTTGCGGGCACGAAGATCGTCGATCACGTCCTGATCCTGCCGGCGACGGTGACGGCCAAGTTCCATCTCGACACCGGCGGCCCGATCAAGCCCTACGTCGGCGCGGGCCCGGCGCTGTTCTTCGTCTTCGACGAGAAGCCCGGCGCGACCATGCAGGCGCTCGGCGTGGGCAAGGTGAAGATGTCCAACTCGCTCGGCGTCGCGCTGCAGGGCGGCGTGGACATCGCGCTCGGCAAGAGCGGCTACGGCATCACGCTGGACGCCAAGAAGTACTTCGTGAAGCCGACCGCCAGCTTCTACGCCGATGGCGACCGGGTGCTGAAAACGAAGCACGACCTCGACCCCTGGGTGCTGAGCGCGGGCCTGTCGTACCGGTTCTGA
- the cyoB gene encoding cytochrome o ubiquinol oxidase subunit I: MAIEAVDHSHWSPLLGRLWLDAIPQEPIVLATFAVVVLGGIAVVGALTYFKLWGYLWNEWFTSVDHKKIGIMYMVLGLIMLLRGFADAVMMRIQQSIAFNGNDGYLNSHHYDQIFTAHGVIMIFFVAMPFVTGLMNYIVPLQIGARDVSFPFLNNFSFWMTTAGAVLVMASLFIGEFAQTGWLAYPPLSNLAYSPWVGVDYYIWALQIAGVGTLLSGVNLVCTIVKMRAPGMTMMRMPVFTWTALCTNILIVAAFPVLTAVMTMLTVDRYLGFNFFTNDFGGSPMMYVNLIWIWGHPEVYILVLPLFGVFSEVTSTFTGKRLFGYSSMVYATLVITILSYLVWLHHFFTMGSGASVNSFFGITTMVISIPTGAKLFNWLFTMYHGRIRYELPMMWTVAFMLTFTVGGMTGVLLAVPPADFVLHNSLFLIAHFHNVIIGGVLFGIFAAINYWWPKAFGFKLNSFWGKVSFWCWVPGFWFAFMPLYILGLMGVTRRMRVFDDPSLQIWFIIAAFGVAMIAAGIGAMLVQFGVSIWKREELKDETGDPWNGRTLEWATSSPPPEYNFAFTPIVNDLDAWDDMKRCGVERPTSGFRPIHMPKGTGTGVVLSVLSIALGFAMIWYIWWLAAVSFVGILGYTIFHTFNYKRDYHIPVETVEATEAERTRQLAAAGA; this comes from the coding sequence ATGGCCATCGAAGCCGTAGACCATTCGCACTGGAGCCCACTTCTGGGCCGCCTGTGGCTGGACGCCATCCCGCAGGAGCCGATCGTGCTCGCGACCTTCGCGGTCGTGGTGCTGGGCGGCATCGCGGTCGTGGGCGCGCTGACCTACTTCAAGCTCTGGGGGTATCTCTGGAACGAGTGGTTCACCAGCGTCGACCACAAGAAGATCGGCATCATGTACATGGTGCTCGGCCTCATCATGCTCCTGCGCGGCTTCGCCGACGCGGTCATGATGCGCATCCAGCAGTCGATCGCGTTCAACGGGAACGACGGTTACCTGAACTCGCATCATTACGATCAGATCTTCACGGCGCACGGCGTCATCATGATCTTCTTCGTGGCGATGCCCTTCGTGACCGGCCTGATGAACTACATCGTGCCGCTGCAGATCGGCGCGCGTGACGTCAGCTTCCCGTTCCTGAACAACTTCAGCTTCTGGATGACGACGGCGGGCGCGGTGCTGGTCATGGCCTCGCTGTTCATCGGCGAGTTCGCGCAGACCGGCTGGCTGGCCTATCCGCCGCTGTCCAACCTGGCGTACAGCCCATGGGTCGGCGTCGATTACTACATCTGGGCCTTGCAGATCGCAGGTGTCGGAACCTTGCTATCGGGCGTCAACCTGGTCTGCACCATCGTCAAGATGCGCGCGCCCGGCATGACCATGATGCGCATGCCGGTGTTCACCTGGACCGCGCTCTGCACCAACATCCTGATCGTCGCCGCCTTCCCGGTGCTGACGGCGGTGATGACGATGCTCACGGTCGATCGCTACCTCGGCTTCAACTTCTTCACCAACGACTTCGGCGGCTCGCCGATGATGTACGTGAACCTGATCTGGATCTGGGGTCACCCCGAGGTCTACATCCTCGTCCTGCCGCTGTTCGGCGTGTTCTCGGAAGTCACCTCGACCTTCACCGGCAAGCGCCTGTTCGGCTACTCGTCGATGGTCTACGCGACGCTGGTCATCACCATCCTGTCGTACCTCGTGTGGCTGCACCACTTCTTCACGATGGGTTCGGGCGCGAGCGTCAACTCGTTCTTCGGGATCACCACCATGGTCATCTCGATCCCGACCGGCGCGAAGCTGTTCAACTGGCTGTTCACGATGTACCACGGCCGCATCCGCTACGAGCTGCCGATGATGTGGACCGTGGCGTTCATGCTGACCTTCACCGTGGGCGGCATGACCGGCGTTCTCCTTGCCGTGCCGCCGGCCGACTTCGTGCTCCACAACTCGCTGTTCCTGATCGCCCACTTCCACAACGTCATCATCGGCGGCGTGCTGTTCGGCATCTTCGCAGCGATCAACTACTGGTGGCCCAAGGCCTTCGGCTTCAAGCTCAACTCGTTCTGGGGCAAGGTCTCGTTCTGGTGCTGGGTGCCGGGCTTCTGGTTCGCCTTCATGCCGCTCTACATCCTCGGCCTGATGGGCGTCACCCGTCGCATGCGCGTGTTCGACGATCCGTCGCTGCAGATCTGGTTCATCATCGCCGCCTTCGGCGTCGCCATGATCGCAGCCGGCATCGGCGCCATGCTGGTCCAGTTCGGCGTGTCGATCTGGAAGCGCGAGGAACTGAAGGACGAAACGGGCGATCCGTGGAACGGCCGCACGCTGGAGTGGGCGACCTCGTCGCCTCCGCCGGAGTACAACTTCGCCTTCACGCCGATCGTCAACGACCTCGACGCCTGGGACGACATGAAGCGCTGCGGCGTGGAGCGTCCGACCTCCGGCTTCCGCCCGATCCACATGCCCAAGGGCACGGGAACCGGCGTGGTCCTCTCGGTGCTGTCGATCGCCCTCGGTTTCGCGATGATCTGGTACATCTGGTGGCTCGCGGCGGTGTCGTTCGTCGGCATCCTCGGCTACACGATCTTCCATACCTTCAACTACAAGCGGGACTACCACATCCCCGTCGAGACGGTCGAAGCGACCGAGGCGGAACGCACCCGCCAGCTCGCCGCCGCGGGAGCCTGA
- a CDS encoding Crp/Fnr family transcriptional regulator has product MSSCDLCVVRNRAICAALDAKELNALNAIGRTRELTAGESIIWEGEDSVLVANVIDGVLKLSTNTEDGREQIVGVVYPSDFIGRPFGGTTGHGVTALTDARVCVFSRRDFDAFAREHPALEHKLLERTLGELDRTRRWMLLLGRKSAAEKMASFLVEMTERLGGSGCRIAFDNPNQRILTLPFSRQQIADVLGLTIETVSRQFTRLKNEGVIDIPSRREVTILDLETLVAEAG; this is encoded by the coding sequence ATGTCTTCCTGTGATCTCTGCGTCGTCCGGAACCGGGCGATCTGTGCCGCGCTGGACGCGAAGGAGCTGAACGCGCTCAATGCGATCGGCCGCACGCGCGAACTGACGGCGGGTGAATCGATCATCTGGGAAGGCGAGGATTCGGTCCTCGTCGCCAACGTCATCGACGGCGTGCTCAAGCTGTCGACCAATACCGAGGACGGGCGCGAGCAGATCGTCGGCGTGGTATACCCTTCCGACTTCATCGGGCGGCCCTTCGGCGGCACCACCGGCCACGGCGTCACCGCGCTGACCGACGCGCGGGTCTGCGTGTTCTCCCGCCGCGACTTCGACGCCTTCGCGCGCGAACACCCGGCGCTGGAGCACAAGCTGCTGGAGCGCACGCTGGGCGAACTCGACCGCACGCGCCGCTGGATGCTGCTGCTGGGCCGCAAGTCGGCGGCGGAGAAGATGGCGAGCTTCCTGGTCGAGATGACCGAGCGGCTGGGCGGATCGGGCTGCCGCATCGCCTTCGACAATCCCAACCAGCGCATCCTGACCCTGCCGTTCTCGCGCCAGCAGATCGCCGACGTGCTGGGCCTGACGATCGAGACGGTCAGCCGCCAGTTCACCCGCCTGAAGAACGAAGGCGTGATCGACATCCCCTCGCGCCGGGAAGTGACGATCCTCGATCTGGAGACGCTGGTGGCCGAAGCGGGATAA
- the cyoC gene encoding cytochrome o ubiquinol oxidase subunit III: MTATTAPTHTLDQAQLQAAFYDLNEHDHPEGGSTMLGFWIYLMSDCLIFAMLFAAYGVLGGSLAAGPGPKDLFDLPLVALNTAMLLFSSITYGFAMLAMEKGSKSGTQIWLLVTAVFGGAFLFIELYEFSHLIHEGATPMRSGFLTAFFSLVGTHGLHVTFGLIWLFTLVVQVGVKGLIPANKRRLMCLSLFWHFLDVIWIGVFTFVYLMGML; this comes from the coding sequence ATGACTGCCACGACCGCACCGACGCACACTCTCGATCAGGCGCAGCTTCAGGCCGCGTTCTATGACCTGAACGAGCACGACCATCCCGAAGGCGGCAGCACCATGCTGGGCTTCTGGATCTACCTGATGAGCGACTGCCTCATCTTCGCGATGCTGTTCGCGGCCTACGGCGTGCTGGGCGGAAGCCTGGCCGCCGGACCGGGCCCCAAGGATCTGTTCGACCTGCCGCTGGTGGCGCTCAACACCGCCATGCTGCTGTTCTCGTCGATCACCTACGGCTTCGCGATGCTGGCGATGGAGAAGGGCAGCAAGAGCGGTACGCAGATCTGGTTGCTGGTGACGGCGGTGTTCGGTGGCGCGTTCCTGTTCATCGAACTCTACGAGTTCAGCCACCTGATCCACGAAGGCGCGACGCCGATGCGCTCGGGCTTCCTCACGGCGTTCTTCTCGCTGGTGGGCACGCACGGGCTTCACGTCACCTTCGGCCTGATCTGGCTGTTCACGCTGGTCGTGCAGGTCGGCGTCAAGGGCCTGATTCCGGCCAACAAGCGCCGCCTCATGTGCCTGTCGCTGTTCTGGCACTTCCTCGACGTCATCTGGATCGGCGTCTTCACCTTCGTCTATCTGATGGGAATGCTCTGA
- the cyoA gene encoding ubiquinol oxidase subunit II, with protein sequence MHPSESRLNPPGRRRPAAMRPRALRLLTASGLLALLPGCNMLVMNPAGDVARQQSDLVIVATLLMLLIVIPVMAAIVIFAWRYRASNTEATYEPDWDHSTQLELMIWAAPLLIIICLGAVTWTSTHLLDPYRTIGRIDEKTQVRADVKPLEVEVVALDWKWLFIYPEQGIATVNELVVPTGRPLSFRITASSVMNSFYVPAMAGQVYAMPGMETRLHAVMNSNVESVGFSANYSGAGFSSMRFKMRSVTDADFDKWIGDVKASGAKTQPVGQQADAPVPSEAPVAPLGGNLDRAAYLELEKPSEKVPAIRYAKVEPKLYDAIVNMCVEPGKMCMSEMMAIDARGGLGKAGIRNVAMLAYDKHGRQAAVEASANPSEAVRRELAWVRALCEQMPGQVRDGTVKAPTDLRSLNGAGIAAPQSIGFGGEDAPAPAAKPAHVSLISRN encoded by the coding sequence ATGCACCCGTCCGAGTCACGCCTGAACCCGCCCGGCCGCCGTCGCCCTGCTGCGATGCGCCCCCGGGCCCTGCGTCTCCTGACAGCCTCCGGGCTGCTCGCATTGTTGCCTGGTTGCAATATGCTTGTGATGAATCCGGCAGGAGACGTCGCCAGGCAGCAGAGCGACCTGGTGATCGTGGCGACGCTTCTCATGCTGCTGATCGTCATCCCGGTCATGGCGGCGATCGTGATCTTCGCGTGGCGATACCGCGCGTCGAACACCGAGGCGACCTACGAGCCGGACTGGGATCACTCCACCCAGCTCGAACTGATGATCTGGGCGGCGCCGCTGCTCATCATCATCTGTCTCGGCGCGGTAACCTGGACGAGCACCCACCTGCTCGATCCCTACCGCACCATCGGCCGGATCGACGAGAAGACCCAGGTCCGTGCGGACGTGAAGCCGCTTGAGGTCGAAGTCGTCGCGCTCGACTGGAAGTGGCTGTTCATCTACCCCGAGCAGGGCATCGCCACGGTCAACGAACTGGTCGTGCCGACCGGTCGCCCGCTCAGCTTCCGCATCACCGCGTCGAGCGTGATGAACTCCTTCTACGTCCCCGCCATGGCCGGTCAGGTCTACGCGATGCCGGGCATGGAGACGCGCCTGCACGCGGTCATGAACTCGAACGTCGAGTCCGTGGGTTTCTCGGCCAACTACTCGGGCGCGGGCTTCTCCAGCATGCGCTTCAAGATGCGCTCGGTCACGGATGCGGACTTCGATAAGTGGATCGGCGACGTGAAGGCGTCCGGCGCCAAGACGCAGCCGGTCGGTCAGCAGGCCGATGCGCCGGTTCCGAGCGAAGCGCCTGTCGCGCCGCTCGGCGGCAACCTCGACCGCGCGGCCTACCTCGAACTCGAAAAGCCGAGCGAGAAGGTGCCCGCCATCCGCTACGCCAAGGTCGAGCCCAAGCTCTACGACGCCATCGTCAACATGTGCGTCGAGCCCGGCAAGATGTGCATGAGCGAAATGATGGCGATCGACGCGCGCGGCGGTCTCGGCAAGGCAGGCATCCGCAACGTCGCCATGCTAGCCTACGACAAGCACGGTCGACAGGCCGCGGTCGAGGCCAGCGCCAACCCGAGCGAGGCGGTCCGCCGCGAACTCGCCTGGGTGCGCGCACTGTGCGAGCAGATGCCCGGCCAGGTCCGCGACGGCACCGTCAAGGCGCCGACCGACCTCCGCTCGCTGAACGGCGCCGGCATCGCCGCGCCGCAGTCGATCGGGTTCGGTGGTGAGGACGCTCCTGCGCCTGCCGCCAAGCCCGCTCACGTTTCCCTGATTTCCCGGAACTGA
- the cyoD gene encoding cytochrome o ubiquinol oxidase subunit IV, giving the protein MGNVTNHGGHAHPNPNAHGHHDEHGASHGSLREYVVGFLLSVVLTAIPFWLVMTGAIPDKQATALVIMAFAAVQIVVHMIYFLHMNTKSENGWTVMALIFTIVIVIITLSGSLWVMYHLNTNMMPMSAHEMGQLP; this is encoded by the coding sequence ATGGGCAACGTCACTAATCATGGGGGGCACGCTCACCCCAACCCGAACGCGCACGGCCATCACGACGAGCACGGCGCGAGCCACGGTTCGCTGCGCGAATACGTCGTCGGCTTCCTGCTTTCGGTCGTCCTCACCGCCATCCCGTTCTGGCTGGTGATGACCGGGGCCATCCCCGACAAGCAGGCGACCGCGCTGGTCATCATGGCCTTCGCCGCGGTGCAGATCGTGGTCCACATGATCTACTTCCTGCACATGAACACCAAGTCGGAGAACGGCTGGACGGTCATGGCGCTGATCTTCACGATCGTGATCGTCATCATCACCCTGTCGGGTTCGCTGTGGGTCATGTATCACCTGAACACCAACATGATGCCGATGAGCGCCCACGAAATGGGCCAGCTCCCCTGA
- a CDS encoding SURF1 family protein, with protein sequence MKGARRPIGLAALLLVAVGVFAALGVWQVQRMHWKHALIARVDARVHAAPVALPADARLNADLEYLRVRVSGVYQGKATALVRAATDLGTGYWTMTPLRLDDGRTLWINRGFVPAGTTRTAASDATPEGHVAVVGLLRLTEPKGSVLQSNQPQADRWYSRDVSALATARGLGKVSPGFVDAQQETAAPVAASVKPVPGLTQIHFPDSHLSYALTWFAMAALSVFGLVFVWRRA encoded by the coding sequence GTGAAAGGAGCGCGGCGGCCCATCGGGCTTGCCGCGCTTCTGCTAGTTGCGGTCGGCGTCTTCGCGGCGCTGGGCGTCTGGCAGGTGCAGCGGATGCACTGGAAGCACGCGCTGATCGCCCGCGTCGATGCGCGGGTCCATGCCGCTCCGGTGGCGCTGCCCGCCGATGCCCGGCTGAACGCTGACCTCGAATACCTTCGCGTACGCGTCTCGGGCGTCTATCAGGGCAAGGCGACCGCGCTGGTGCGGGCCGCCACCGACCTCGGGACCGGATACTGGACGATGACGCCGCTGCGCCTCGACGATGGCCGGACGCTGTGGATCAACCGCGGTTTCGTGCCCGCCGGGACCACCCGCACCGCTGCTTCGGATGCCACTCCGGAGGGGCATGTCGCCGTCGTCGGCCTGCTGCGCCTTACCGAGCCGAAGGGCAGCGTCCTCCAGTCCAACCAGCCCCAGGCCGACCGCTGGTATTCGCGTGACGTCTCGGCGCTGGCCACGGCGCGCGGGCTCGGCAAGGTGTCGCCCGGCTTCGTCGACGCGCAGCAGGAAACCGCTGCTCCGGTCGCCGCCTCGGTGAAGCCCGTTCCCGGCCTCACGCAGATCCACTTTCCCGACAGTCACCTGAGCTACGCGCTGACGTGGTTCGCGATGGCGGCGCTTTCGGTCTTCGGCCTGGTCTTCGTCTGGCGCCGCGCGTGA
- a CDS encoding GtrA family protein, translating into MFHSPIEPGRRVSEGHPHYGLFSRHTAVLFVRNAVSSSTCFAIDMALIWVMVSRLGIDKFVAVTVGFLIANSLNYVLARVWVFRESDRGIFTGYVYFLTNALIGLAVILAGFALLTGVFGAHYLLARVMVSLVAGTLVFVLNATLNFHEV; encoded by the coding sequence ATGTTCCATTCGCCCATCGAGCCGGGACGCCGCGTTTCCGAAGGCCATCCCCACTACGGCCTGTTCAGCCGCCACACGGCGGTGCTCTTCGTGCGCAACGCGGTCTCGTCGTCCACCTGCTTCGCGATCGACATGGCGCTGATCTGGGTGATGGTCTCGCGGCTCGGCATCGACAAGTTCGTGGCGGTGACGGTCGGCTTTCTCATCGCCAACTCGCTGAACTACGTGCTGGCGCGCGTCTGGGTGTTCCGCGAGAGCGACCGGGGGATATTCACCGGCTACGTCTATTTTCTCACCAACGCGTTGATCGGGCTGGCGGTGATCCTTGCCGGCTTCGCGCTGCTGACCGGCGTGTTCGGCGCGCATTACCTGCTGGCGCGGGTGATGGTCTCGCTGGTGGCCGGGACGCTGGTCTTCGTGCTGAACGCGACGCTGAACTTCCACGAGGTCTAG
- a CDS encoding response regulator transcription factor codes for MTETADVNGDGSTEATGASLLIVEDDPTFARTLRRSFERRGYRVASAGSPEEAEALFAMYAFDYAVVDLKLGAASGLSVVEALHAHAPETRIVVLTGYASIATAVEAIKLGAAHYLAKPSNTDDIEAAFGNLRGDASVPVEGRKTSIKTLEWEYIHQTLVECEFNISETARRLGLHRRTLARKLEKRQL; via the coding sequence ATGACCGAGACGGCAGACGTCAACGGCGACGGAAGCACCGAGGCGACGGGCGCGAGCCTGCTGATCGTCGAGGACGATCCCACCTTCGCGCGCACCCTGCGCCGCTCGTTCGAGCGGCGCGGCTACCGGGTCGCCTCGGCGGGCAGCCCGGAGGAGGCGGAAGCGCTCTTCGCCATGTACGCGTTCGACTATGCCGTGGTGGACCTCAAGCTCGGCGCGGCCTCGGGCCTTTCGGTGGTCGAGGCGCTGCATGCCCATGCGCCGGAAACCCGCATCGTCGTGCTGACCGGCTACGCGAGCATCGCCACCGCCGTCGAGGCGATCAAGCTGGGGGCCGCGCATTACCTCGCCAAGCCCTCCAACACCGACGACATCGAGGCCGCGTTCGGCAATCTGCGCGGCGATGCCAGCGTGCCGGTGGAGGGCCGCAAGACCTCGATCAAGACGCTGGAGTGGGAATACATCCACCAGACGCTGGTGGAGTGCGAGTTCAACATCTCCGAGACCGCGCGTCGCCTTGGCCTCCACCGCCGCACGCTGGCGCGCAAGCTCGAGAAGCGGCAGCTTTGA
- a CDS encoding MFS transporter, whose amino-acid sequence MSTTSTPTREELGLPTFKPHHAISPSEIAIGVIIGRTSEFFDFFVYAIASVLVFPKLFFPFVDPLTGTLYSFAIFALAFIARPFGSLFFMALDRAYGRGVKLTIALFGLGGSTAAIAFLPTYESMGATAIWLLAIFRIAQGFALGGTWDGLASLLALNAPENRRGWWAMVPQLGAPFGLIVASALFAYMIATLPAADFLDWGWRYPFFVALAINVVALFARLRIVVTEEFQTLFESRDLQPVSVMGTVSKEGRTVLIGAFAPLASFAMFHMVTVFPLSWVFLFTKEAPTRFLLIEVLAAVFGLVAVLLSGRLADRYGRRTLLGTCAVGIAVFSGFAPQLLDGGTAGELVFMIGGFILLGLSFGQSSGVVASAFPTDHRYTGSALTSDLAWLFGAGFAPLAALLLSTNFGLIASGGYLLSGALATLLALWLNKELASR is encoded by the coding sequence ATGAGCACCACAAGCACACCGACCCGCGAGGAACTCGGCCTGCCGACGTTCAAGCCGCACCACGCGATTTCGCCCAGCGAGATCGCGATTGGCGTGATTATCGGCCGCACGTCTGAGTTCTTCGACTTCTTCGTCTACGCCATCGCCTCGGTGCTGGTGTTCCCGAAGTTGTTCTTCCCCTTCGTCGATCCGCTGACGGGGACGCTCTATTCCTTCGCGATCTTCGCTCTGGCCTTCATCGCGCGTCCGTTCGGCTCGCTGTTCTTCATGGCGCTCGACCGCGCCTACGGCCGCGGCGTCAAGCTGACGATCGCGCTGTTCGGCCTCGGCGGCTCGACCGCCGCGATCGCCTTCCTGCCGACCTATGAGTCGATGGGTGCGACGGCGATCTGGCTGCTCGCGATCTTCCGCATCGCGCAGGGCTTCGCGCTCGGCGGCACCTGGGACGGCCTCGCCTCGCTCCTCGCGCTCAATGCCCCGGAGAACCGCCGTGGCTGGTGGGCGATGGTCCCCCAGCTCGGCGCACCGTTCGGCCTCATCGTCGCCAGCGCGCTGTTCGCCTACATGATCGCGACGCTGCCCGCCGCCGACTTCCTCGACTGGGGCTGGCGCTATCCGTTCTTCGTGGCGCTCGCCATCAACGTGGTCGCGCTCTTCGCCCGTCTGCGCATCGTCGTGACCGAGGAATTCCAGACCCTGTTCGAAAGCCGCGACCTGCAGCCGGTCAGCGTCATGGGCACCGTCAGCAAGGAAGGCCGCACCGTGCTGATCGGCGCCTTCGCGCCGCTCGCCAGCTTCGCGATGTTCCACATGGTCACCGTGTTCCCGCTCTCGTGGGTGTTCCTGTTCACCAAGGAAGCGCCCACGCGCTTCCTGCTGATCGAAGTGCTGGCCGCCGTCTTCGGTCTCGTCGCGGTGCTGCTCTCGGGCCGCCTCGCCGATCGCTACGGCCGCCGCACGCTGCTCGGCACCTGCGCCGTCGGCATCGCCGTGTTCAGCGGCTTCGCCCCGCAGTTGCTCGATGGCGGCACCGCAGGCGAGCTGGTGTTCATGATCGGCGGCTTCATCCTGCTCGGCCTGTCGTTCGGCCAGTCCTCGGGCGTCGTCGCCTCGGCCTTCCCGACCGACCACCGCTACACCGGTTCGGCTCTCACCAGCGACCTTGCCTGGCTGTTCGGCGCCGGCTTCGCCCCGCTGGCGGCGCTGCTGCTTTCAACCAACTTCGGCCTGATCGCCTCGGGCGGTTACCTGCTCTCGGGCGCGCTCGCCACGCTGCTGGCCCTGTGGCTCAACAAGGAACTCGCCAGCCGCTGA